A DNA window from Aspergillus nidulans FGSC A4 chromosome I contains the following coding sequences:
- a CDS encoding NAD(P)H-dependent flavin oxidoreductase (transcript_id=CADANIAT00007186) translates to MAPQKQISTNVTELLGVRHPVLLAGMFNVASPKLAAAVTNGGGLGVIGGVAYTPELLREALNELKSYLVDKSAPFGVDLLIPKVGGGARKTNYDYSQGKLRELIDIIIESGAKLFVCAVGIPPKWAVDRLHEGGVLYMNMIGHPKHALKAVEVGADLICAQGGEGGGHTGDIPTVVLIPAVAELLRGKISPFTRSQVALVAAGGMYNGQSLAAALMLGAGAVWVGTRFILSEESGASRVHQKALQEAGFDDIIRTTIFSGRPLNTQATPYIKRWENERKQEMQDLQGRGIIPLAHDMDTKKDDDEVLDNAHPMLMGKVAGLVRERLPAAKIVESMVEEAAALLETGGRSVSKL, encoded by the exons ATGGCTCCTCAAA AGCAAATCAGCACCAATGTCACCGAGCTCTTGGGCGTCCGACACCCAGTGCTCCTGGCTGGCATGTTTAATGTTGCTTCCCCCAAGCTCGCAGCCGCCGTGACCAATGGCGGCGGCCTTGGAGTGATTGGGGGAGTCGCATATACTCCAGAGCTTCTCCGCGAAGCCCTGAACGAGCTCAAGAGCTATCTCGTAGACAAGAGTGCGCCGTTCGGAGttgacctcctcatccccaaagtcggcggcggcgcccGGAAGACCAA CTATGACTACTCTCAGGGAAAGCTCCGCGAGctcatcgacatcatcatcgaaagTGGCGCCAAACTGTTCGTCTGCGCCGTTGGTATCCCACCTAAATGGGCAGTCGATCGTCTCCACGAGGGCGGCGTCCTCTACATGAACATGATCGGACACCCTAAGCACGCTCTCAAAGCTGTTGAAGTCGGAGCGGATCTTATCTGTGCCCAAGGGGGTGAGGGAGGAGGCCACACTGGCGACATCCCTACCGTTGTCCTGATCCCCGCCGTCGCAGAGCTTCTCCGAGGCAAGATCAGTCCCTTCACCCGTAGTCAGGTCGCGCTGGTTGCAGCGGGCGGGATGTACAATGGCCAATCCCTTGCAGCAGCACTCATGCTCGGCGCTGGTGCAGTCTGGGTTGGAACACGGTTCATTCTATCTGAGGAGTCCGGTGCATCGAGAGTCCACCAGAaggcgctgcaggaagcTGGTTTCGACGATATCATCCGCACAACGATCTTCAGTGGCCGTCCGCTCAATACTCAGGCCACGCCGTATATCAAGCGCTGGGAGAACGAGCGCAAGCAGGAGATGCAGGACTTGCAGGGCAGAGGTATCATTCCGTTGGCGCATGACATGGataccaagaaggacgacgatgaggtcCTGGATAATGCGCACCCGATGCTCATGGGTAAGGTTGCGGGACTCGTACGCGAGAGGCTTCCTGCTGCGAAGATTGTTGAGAGTATGGTTGAAGAGGCAGCGGCATtgctggagactggagggagGAGTGTTTCCAAGCTGTGA
- a CDS encoding uncharacterized protein (transcript_id=CADANIAT00007187), producing MPIAAEIPILVGVGEINDRAAKGRDDAAEPLTLMLRAIGAAIQDTTLTTDAAQKLQSAIESVSVVANWTWPYPDAPGLLVKRLGLPGAVHTVESHHGGDSPVQSGIENGQRKLTELDLGSRHFLGAPIQVYPLYEAAFRAHNKQTLSENHKESAELYAEFAQTAAKLPFSWSYGQKPETAESIGNVTKRNRMICSPYPLLMNAFNTVNLAAACIITTTTFARELGIPESKWIYPLGGAGTSDSSRFWERPFFHASRSLSQSLDAALKITELRTDDIDLFDIYSCFPIVPKLAAHHLGLPLHGTKPITVLGGLTSFGGAGNNYSMHAITEMARQLRTRKQASSKAQNGLVLANGGVLSYHHTVILSTRPRQDADYPMWNPLPSNVDEEHPPIKEQAEGGGIIETYTVQFGRDGSPVMGFVVGRLLDRFGNGNGDRFIANVEDANTLQQLCSGTEQVGKQGWVSTKDGRNLFVYKQAKI from the exons ATGCCTATCGCAGCAGAAATCCCAATTCTAgtcggcgtcggcgagatCAACGACCGCGCCGCCAAAGGACGAGACGATGCCGCCGAACCGCTGACCCTTATGCTGCGGGCCATCGGCGCCGCCATTCAAGACACCACACTCACCACTGATGCCGCTCAAAAGCTGCAGTCGGCCATCGAAAGTGTCTCTGTCGTTGCAAATTGGACGTGGCCTTATCCCGATGCGCCGGGGCTGCTGGTAAAACGGCTGGGATTGCCTGGTGCGGTCCACACCGTTGAGAGCCATCATGGAGGCGATTCACCTG TTCAATCTGGGATCGAGAACGGCCAGAGG AAGCTCACAGAATTAGACCTGGGTAGCCGACACTTCCTAGGGGCCCCAATCCAAGTATATCCCCTCTACGAAGCAGCTTTCCGAGCGCACAATAAGCAGACTCTATCAGAAAATCACAAAGAGTCAGCGGAGCTGTACGCTGAGTTCGCTCAGACCGCTGCTAAACTCCCTTTCTCTTGGTCCTATGGTCAGAAACCAGAGACGGCAGAGTCGATCGGGAACGTGACGAAACGCAACCGCATGATTTGCTCGCCAT ATCCCCTACTCATGAATGCTTTCAACACGGTCAACCTGGCTGCTGCCTGTATCATCACCACGACAACCTTCGCCCGTGAACTAGGTATACCAGAGAGCAAGTGGATATACCCGCTAGGAGGCGCAGGCACAAGCGATAGCAGCCGAT TCTGGGAACGACCATTCTTCCACGCCAGTCGCAGTCTTTCCCAGTCTCTGGACGCAGCCCTCAAAATAACGGAGCTACGGACGGATGATATCGACCTCTTTGACATTTATTC ATGCTTCCCAATCGTCCCCAAGCTCGCAGCCCATCACCTTGGCCTCCCTCTCCACGGCACCAAACCCATAACCGTCCTGGGAGGCCTGACCTCATTCGGCGGAGCTGGGAATAATTACTCTATGCAT GCGATTACAGAAATGGCCCGCCAACTTCGCACCCGCAAGCAAGCTTCATCCAAGGCACAAAAcggcctcgtcctcgccaaCGGCGGCGTCCTCTCCTATCACCACACAGTCATCCTTTCAACACGGCCGCGGCAGGACGCAGATTATCCGATGTGGAATCCACTTCCATCGAATGTAGACGAGGAACATCCTCCTATCAAGGAGCAGGCAGAAGGGGGTGGTATTATTGAG ACATATACAGTTCAGTTCGGCCGCGATGGTTCCCCGGTCATGGGTTTCGTGGTGGGCCGGCTCCTTGATAGATTTGGAAATGGGAATGGGGATCGGTTTATTGCGAATGTGGAGGATGCAAACACACTCCAGCAGCTTTGCAGTGGTACCGAACAGGTTGGGAAACAGGGCTGGGTATCCACGAAGGACGGGAGGAATTTGTTTGTTTACAAGCAAGCGAAGATATAG
- a CDS encoding enoyl-CoA hydratase/isomerase family protein (transcript_id=CADANIAT00007188) — translation MPDFQTPPPSSSIFTLSFPTPHILLVTISRESRMNAIPTQGHKDGYAIWNWFDEEPSLRVGIITGAGSKAFSAGADLLEQLEFKTKNDDASSASGKGTEGVRREPMPNGFGGISQRRGKKPVIAAVNGLALGGGFEICLNCDMVVASPTAQFALPEVQRGLYAGAGGLTRIIRTVGMQVGTELALTGRRISAQEAKSLRLVNRISETPEKVLDDAISLANMVADVSPDAVIVSRHGLREAWESGSVEQGSRATAELYGARLMKGDNLRRGLEAFKEKRKPNWVGSKL, via the exons ATGCCTGACTTCCAAACGCCCccaccatcctcctccatcttcacaCTCTCCTTTCCAACGCcccacatcctcctcgtcactATATCACGAGAGTCTCGCATGAACGCGATCCCCACGCAAGGCCACAAAGACGGTTACGCAATTTGGAACTGGTTTGACGAGGAGCCCTCGCTACGGGTCGGCATAATCACAGGCGCAGGGAGCAAGGCGTTCTCAGCGGGCGCGGATCTGCTCGAGCAGCTTGAGTTCAAGACGAAGAATGATGAtgcatcttctgcttcaggtaAAGGGACAGAAGGGGTGAGACGGGAACCAATGCCAAATGGCTTTGGCGGGATCTCGCAGCGCAGAGGCAAGAAACCTGTTATTGCGGCTGTGAACGGACTCGCGCTGGGTGGGGGGTTTGAGATTTGCTTAAATTG TGATATGGTCGTTGCCTCACCAACCGCTCAATTCGCCCTCCCAGAAGTCCAACGCGGCCTCTATGCGGGGGCCGGCGGCCTCACACGTATTATCCGCACAGTGGGAATGCAGGTTGGCACGGAGCTCGCCCTGACTGGACGCCGCATTAGCGCGCAGGAAGCAAAATCCCTACGGCTTGTGAATCGCATCTCTGAGACACCAGAGAAGGTTCTGGATGATGCGATCAGTCTGGCCAACATGGTGGCCGACGTTAGTCCTGACGCGGTGATTGTCTCGAGGCATGGATTGCGGGAGGCCTGGGAGTCAGGGTCTGTGGAACAGGGTAGTCGGGCGACGGCGGAGCTTTATGGGGCGAGGTTGATGAAGGGGGATAATTTAAGGAGAGGACTCGAGGCTTttaaggagaagaggaagcctAACTGGGTTGGTTCGAAGCTTTAG